One stretch of Prunus persica cultivar Lovell chromosome G1, Prunus_persica_NCBIv2, whole genome shotgun sequence DNA includes these proteins:
- the LOC18793422 gene encoding ABC transporter B family member 11 produces the protein MVRGNPADGDVIKEKGKAASKVHSAVEDCQNNPKDTSKSKEDGTKTVPYYKLFSFADSLDYLLMSVGTISAIGNGASFPLMTIIFGDVINSFGQTGNNKEVVDAVSEVAQKFVYLAVGAAAAAFLQMSCWMVTGERQAARIRSLYLKTILRQDVGFFDKEIKTGEIVGRMSGDTVLIQEATGEKVGSFIQLIATFVGGFVIAFIKGWLLTLVMLSSIPLLVFSGAVMGIIISKLASSGQTAYSVAATVVDQTIGSIRTVASFTGEKQAIADYNNSLIKAYNSGVQEGLASGFGMGSVMLIVMCSYALAVWFGGKMILERGYTGGEVINIVFSVLTGSMSLGQASPCLSAFAAGQAAAFKMFETIDRKPEIDAYDTDGKQLLDIRGDIELSDVYFSYPARPDEQIFHGFSISIPSGATAALVGESGSGKSTVISLIERFYDPQAGEVLIDGINLKEFQLKWIRQKIGLVSQEPVLFACSIKDNIAYGKDGANTEEIRAAAELANAAKFIDKLPQGLDTMVGEHGTQLSGGQKQRVAIARAILKDPRILLLDEATSALDAESERIVQEALDRIMINRTTVIVAHRSSTVRNADTIAVIHRGIIVEKGPHSELIKDPEGAYSQLIMLQEMSRVSEQTTVSHHKRLSSVDSQGNSSRHSFSISYGVPTAVVSLKTESDIPASASSRVPPEVSLRRLAYLNKPEIPVLLLGTIAAAVNGAVLPIFGILISSVIKTFYEPPPQLRKDSKFWALIFIVLGVVTFIALPARQYFFAVAGCKLIKRVRSMCFEKVVYMEVSWFDDPEHSSGAVGARLSADAACLRRLVGDALGLLVENSATAIAGLCIAFVANWQLALIILVMLPLLGVNGYFHFKFMKGFSADAKKMYEDASQVANDAVGSIQTIASFCAEEKVIELYQKKCEGPIQTGIRQGLISGIGFGLSFFFLFSVYACSFYAGARLVAAGKTTFSDVFRVFCALTMTAVGVAQSGSLAPNQSKGKSSAASIFAILDQKSKIDSSDDSGTTIENVKGEIKLHHVSFKYPTRPDLPIFQDLCLTIHHGKTVALVGESGSGKSTVISLLQRFYDPDSGHITLDGFEIQKLQLKWLRQQMGLVSQEPVLFNDTIRANIAYGKEGNATEAEIIAAAELANAHKFISSLQQGYDTIVGERGIQLSGGQKQRVAIARAIMKAPKILLLDEATSALDAESERVVQDALDRIMVDRTTVVVAHRLSTIKGADEIAVVKNGVIAEKGKHETLISIEDGIYASLVALHASASS, from the exons ATGGTGAGGGGAAATCCTGCGGATGGAGATGTAATCAAGGAGAAGGGCAAGGCAGCATCGAAAGTTCACTCAGCAGTGGAGGACTGTCAGAACAACCCAAAAGATACAAGCAAGAGCAAGGAGGATGGCACCAAAACAGTACCATATTACAAGCTTTTCTCCTTTGCTGATTCCTTGGATTACCTGCTAATGTCTGTTGGTACAATCAGTGCTATTGGAAATGGGGCCTCTTTCCCTCTAATGACCATAATCTTTGGAGATGTGATTAATTCCTTTGGACAAACCGGGAATAATAAAGAAGTGGTTGACGCAGTTTCTGAG GTGGCTCAAAAGTTTGTCTACTTGGCTGTGGGAGCAGCTGCGGCTGCATTTCTAC AGATGTCCTGCTGGATGGTCACTGGAGAGAGACAGGCTGCTCGAATAAGAAGTTTATACTTGAAAACAATATTGAGGCAAGATGTTGGCTTTTttgataaagaaattaaaactgGGGAAATTGTTGGGAGGATGTCAGGAGATACTGTGCTCATTCAAGAGGCCACGGGCGAGAAG GTGGGAAGTTTTATCCAGTTAATTGCAACATTCGTAGGAGGCTTTGTTATAGCATTTATTAAGGGATGGCTTCTCACCCTTGTCATGCTATCTTCTATACCCCTTCTTGTCTTCTCCGGTGCCGTCATGGGCATCATTATATCAAAGTTGGCATCCAGTGGACAAACTGCTTATTCAGTGGCAGCAACTGTGGTAGATCAGACAATTGGTTCAATCAGAACA GTTGCATCGTTTACAGGAGAAAAACAAGCTATAGCTGATTACAACAACTCCTTAATTAAAGCTTACAACTCTGGTGTGCAAGAGGGTTTGGCATCTGGGTTCGGAATGGGTTCGGTTATGCTGATTGTAATGTGTAGTTATGCTCTGGCGGTGTGGTTTGGAGGAAAGATGATACTTGAAAGAGGATATACAGGAGGGGAAGTCATTAATATAGTTTTCTCTGTGTTGACTGGCTCCAT GTCTCTTGGGCAGGCATCTCCATGCTTGAGTGCATTTGCTGCTGGACAAGCTGCAGCTTTTAAGATGTTTGAGACAATTGACAGAAAGCCAGAGATTGATGCTTATGACACTGATGGGAAACAATTACTTGATATCCGTGGAGACATAGAACTGAGTGATGTTTATTTTAGTTATCCTGCAAGACCGGATGAACAAATATTCCATGGATTTTCTATCTCAATACCTAGTGGTGCAACTGCTGCTTTGGTTGGAGAGAGTGGAAGTGGTAAATCAACAGTTATCAGTTTGATTGAGAGATTTTATGACCCCCAAGCTGGCGAAGTTCTTATTGATGGCATTAATCTCAAAGAGTTCCAGCTGAAATGGATCAGACAGAAAATAGGCCTAGTCAGCCAGGAACCCGTTTTATTTGCTTGTAGCATTAAAGATAATATTGCCTACGGGAAGGATGGTGCAAACACTGAAGAAATAAGGGCTGCTGCTGAGCTTGCCAATGCTGCTAAATTCATAGACAAACTGCCTCAG GGACTAGACACAATGGTTGGTGAGCATGGAACTCAGCTATCTGGGGGCCAAAAGCAGAGAGTTGCTATAGCTAGGGCAATTCTCAAGGACCCAAGGATTCTACTTTTAGATGAAGCCACAAGTGCTCTTGATGCAGAATCTGAAAGAATTGTGCAGGAAGCACTGGACAGAATTATGATCAACCGGACTACTGTCATTGTGGCCCACCGCTCGAGCACAGTAAGGAATGCTGACACCATAGCTGTTATACATCGAGGAATAATTGTTGAAAAAG GTCCACATTCTGAACTAATTAAGGACCCTGAAGGAGCATATAGCCAGCTTATAATGTTGCAAGAAATGAGCCGCGTGTCAGAACAAACTACTGTAAGTCATCACAAAAGACTTAGCAGCGTGGATTCTCAAGGAAATAGTAGCCGTCATTCCTTCTCAATCTCATATGGTGTGCCCACTGCAGTAGTTTCGCTTAAAACAGAATCTGATATTCCTGCTTCAGCATCATCAAGAGTGCCTCCAGAAGTCTCACTTCGCCGCCTGGCTTACCTGAACAAGCCAGAGATCCCAGTATTATTACTTGGTACTATAGCTGCAGCAGTCAATGGGGCAGTCTTACCTATTTTTGGGATATTGATATCCAGCGTAATCAAGACCTTCTACGAGCCACCTCCTCAACTCCGTAAGGATTCAAAGTTTTGGGCACTAATCTTTATTGTTCTTGGAGTGGTAACTTTCATAGCACTGCCAGCAAGACAATACTTTTTTGCTGTGGCGGGGTGTAAGTTAATAAAACGAGTTCGGTCAATGTGCTTTGAGAAAGTGGTTTACATGGAAGTAAGTTGGTTTGACGATCCTGAGCACTCAAGTGGTGCAGTTGGTGCAAGGCTTTCTGCAGATGCAGCTTGTCTGCGCAGGCtggttggagatgctctaggTTTGCTGGTTGAGAATTCAGCAACTGCAATTGCTGGTTTGTGTATAGCTTTTGTGGCAAATTGGCAACTTGCTCTTATAATCCTTGTTATGCTGCCTCTATTAGGAGTAAAtggttattttcattttaagtTCATGAAAGGATTCAGTGCAGATGCAAAG AAAATGTACGAGGATGCAAGTCAAGTTGCCAATGATGCAGTGGGGAGTATTCAAACAATTGCTTCCTTTTGTGCTGAAGAGAAGGTGATTGAGTTGTACCAGAAGAAATGTGAAGGCCCTATTCAGACAGGGATAAGACAAGGGTTAATCAGTGGGATAGGTTTTGGGCtatcattcttttttcttttctctgtgtATGCCTGCAGTTTTTATGCTGGAGCCCGACTTGTCGCAGCAGGCAAGACAACATTTTCTGATGTTTTCCGG GTTTTCTGTGCTCTCACAATGACAGCTGTTGGAGTTGCTCAGTCAGGCTCCCTAGCCCCTAATCAAAGTAAAGGAAAGAGCTCTGCTGCTTCCATATTTGCAATTCTTGACCAGAAGTCGAAAATAGATTCCAGTGACGACTCTGGAACAACTATAGAGAATGTAAAGGGAGAAATTAAACTTCACCATGTCAGTTTCAAGTATCCAACTAGACCTGACCTGCCAATCTTCCAGGATCTTTGCTTGACCATTCATCACGGCAAG ACAGTTGCTTTGGTTGGAGAAAGTGGAAGTGGGAAATCGACAGTCATTTCACTGTTGCAGAGATTTTATGACCCTGATTCAGGTCACATTACATTAGATGGATTTGAAATACAAAAGCTACAGCTCAAGTGGTTGAGACAGCAAATGGGACTGGTGAGCCAGGAGCCTGTATTGTTTAATGACACTATCAGAGCCAACATTGCATATGGAAAGGAAGGGAATGCAACAGAGGCTGAAATTATAGCTGCTGCAGAATTGGCAAATGCTCATAAGTTCATCAGTAGTTTACAACAG GGTTATGATACAATAGTAGGAGAGCGGGGAATTCAATTGTCTGGTGGACAGAAGCAAAGGGTGGCAATTGCACGAGCTATAATGAAGGCACCAAAGATACTACTACTAGATGAAGCCACAAGTGCTCTTGATGCTGAATCTGAACGAGTGGTTCAAGATGCATTGGACCGAATCATGGTGGATCGAACCACAGTCGTGGTTGCCCATCGGTTATCCACGATAAAGGGTGCAGATGAAATCGCAGTGGTGAAAAATGGAGTCATTGCAGAGAAAGGAAAGCATGAAACTCTGATCAGCATCGAAGATGGCATTTATGCTTCTTTGGTAGCATTGCATGCAAGTGCCTCATCTTAG
- the LOC18790630 gene encoding ABC transporter B family member 11 yields MAEKNPADGNVIKEQGTAASNGHSAVVEDSQNNPQDTSKSKEDGTKTVPYYKLFFFADSLDYLLMSVGTISAIGNGVCMPLMTIIFGDVITSFGEIGNNKDVVDAVSKVALKFVYLAVGAAAAAFLQMSCWMVTGERQAARIRSLYLKTILRQDVGFFDKEINTGEIVGRMSGDTVLIQEAMGEKVGNFIQLIATFVGGFVIAFVKGWLLTLVMLSSIPLFVLSVAFMGILISKMASSGQTAYSVAATVVEQTVGSIRTVASFTGEEQAITNYNNSLIKAYDSGVQERLASGFGMGSVMLIMMCSYALAIWFGGKMILEKGYTGGEVINVIFAVLTGSMSLGQASPCLSTFAAGQAAAYKMFETIDRKPEIDASDTNGQQLHDIRGDIELRDVYFSYPARPDEQIFDGFSLSIPSGATAALVGESGSGKSTVISLIERFYDPLAGEVLIDGINLKEFQLKWIRQKIGLVSQEPVLFTCSIKDNIAYGKDGATAEEIRAAAELANAAKFIDKLPQGLDTMVGEHGTQLSGGQKQRIAIARAILKDPRILLLDEATSSLDAESESIVQEALDRIMINRTTVVVAHRLSTVRNADTIAVIHRGTIVEKGRHSELVKDPEGAYSQLIRLQEMSNVSEQTAVNDHERLSSVDSRRHSSQIFSNLRSISRGSSGRGNSNRHSFSISYGGPTAVDSLEPASAGRDIPASASSRVPPEVSLRRLAYLNKPEIPVLLLGTIAAAVNGAILPIFSILISSVIKTFYEPPPQLRKDSKFWALIFIVLGVVTFIAVPARQYFFAVAGCKLIKRVRSMCYEKVVYMEVSWFDDTEHSSGAIGARLSTDAASLRGVVGDALGLLVENSATAIAGLCIAFVANWQLALIILVLMPLLGLTGYAQVKYLKGFSADAKKMYEDASQVTNDAVGSIRTIASFCAEEKVIELYQKKCEGPIKTGIRRGLISGIGFGLLFFFLISVYACSFYAGARLVAAGKTTFSDVFRVFFALAMTAVGVSQSGSLAPNLGKVKSSAASIFAILDRKSKIDSSDESGTTIENVKGEIELRHVSFKYPTRPDVPIFQDLCLTIHHGKTVALVGESGSGKSTVVSLLQRFYDPDSGHITLDGFEIQKLQLKWLRQQMGLVSQEPVLFNDTIRANIAYGKEGNATEAEIIAAAELANAHKFISSLQQGYDTIVGEQGIQLSGGQKQRVAIARAIMKTPKILLLDEATSALDAESERVVQDALDRIMVDRTTIVVAHRLSTIKGADVIAVVKNGVIAEKGKHETLVGIKDGIYASLVALHASASS; encoded by the exons ATGGCTGAGAAAAATCCTGCGGATGGAAATGTAATCAAGGAGCAGGGAACGGCAGCATCGAACGGCCACTCAGCAGTAGTGGAGGACTCTCAAAACAACCCCCAAGATACAAGCAAGAGCAAGGAGGATGGCACCAAAACAGTGCCATATTACaagcttttcttctttgctgATTCCTTGGATTACCTGTTAATGTCTGTTGGTACAATCAGCGCTATTGGAAATGGGGTCTGTATGCCTCTAATGACCATAATCTTTGGAGATGTGATTACCTCCTTTGGAGAAATTGGGAATAATAAAGACGTGGTTGATGCAGTTTCCAAG GTGGCTCTAAAGTTTGTCTACTTGGCGGTGGGAGCTGCTGCAGCTGCATTTCTAC AGATGTCTTGCTGGATGGTCACTGGAGAGAGACAGGCAGCTCGAATAAGAAGTTTATActtgaaaacaattttgagGCAAGATGTTGGCTTTTTTGATAAAGAAATTAACACTGGGGAAATTGTTGGGAGGATGTCAGGTGATACTGTGCTTATTCAAGAGGCCATGGGCGAGAAG GTAGGAAATTTTATCCAGCTAATTGCAACATTCGTAGGAGGCTTTGTTATAGCATTTGTTAAGGGATGGCTTCTCACCCTTGTCATGCTATCTTCTATCCCCCTTTTTGTCCTCTCTGTTGCCTTCATGGGCATCCTTATATCAAAGATGGCATCCAGTGGACAAACTGCTTATTCAGTGGCAGCAACTGTGGTGGAGCAAACAGTTGGTTCAATAAGAACA GTTGCGTCGTTTACAGGAGAAGAGCAAGCTATAACTAATTACAACAACTCCTTAATTAAAGCTTACGACTCTGGTGTGCAAGAGCGTTTGGCATCTGGGTTTGGAATGGGTTCGGTTATGCTGATTATGATGTGTAGTTATGCTCTGGCTATATGGTTTGGAGGAAAGATGATACTTGAAAAAGGATATACAGGAGGGGAAGTCATTAATGTAATTTTCGCTGTGTTGACTGGCTCCAT GTCTCTTGGGCAGGCATCTCCATGCTTGAGTACATTTGCTGCTGGACAAGCTGCAGCTTATAAGATGTTTGAGACAATTGACAGAAAGCCAGAGATTGATGCTTCTGACACTAATGGGCAACAATTGCATGATATCCGTGGAGACATAGAACTAAGGGATGTTTATTTTAGTTATCCTGCAAGACCGGATGAACAAATATTCGatggattttctctctcaattccTAGTGGTGCAACTGCTGCTTTGGTTGGAGAGAGTGGAAGTGGTAAATCAACTGTAATCAGTTTGATTGAGAGATTTTATGACCCTCTAGCTGGCGAAGTTCTTATTGATGGTATTAATCTCAAAGAGTTCCAGCTGAAATGGATCAGACAGAAAATAGGCCTTGTCAGCCAGGAACCCGTTTTATTTACTTGTAGCATTAAAGATAATATTGCCTATGGGAAGGATGGTGCAACCGCTGAAGAAATAAGGGCTGCTGCTGAGCTCGCCAATGCTGCTAAATTCATAGACAAACTGCCCCAG GGACTAGACACAATGGTTGGTGAGCATGGAACTCAGCTATCTGGGGGCCAAAAGCAGAGAATTGCAATAGCTAGAGCAATTCTCAAAGACCCAAGGATTCTACTTTTAGATGAAGCCACGAGTTCTCTTGATGCAGAATCTGAGAGCATTGTGCAGGAGGCACTGGACAGAATTATGATCAACCGGACTACTGTCGTTGTAGCCCACCGCTTGAGCACAGTAAGGAATGCTGACACCATTGCTGTTATACATCGAGGAACAATTGTTGAAAAAG GTCGACATTCTGAGCTAGTTAAGGACCCTGAAGGAGCATATAGCCAGCTTATAAGGTTGCAAGAAATGAGCAACGTGTCAGAACAGACTGCAGTAAATGATCACGAAAGGCTTAGCAGCGTGGATTCTCGAAGACATTCAAGTCAAATATTTTCAAACTTACGATCCATAAGCCGGGGATCATCTGGAAGAGGAAATAGTAACCGTCATTCCTTCTCAATCTCATATGGTGGGCCCACTGCAGTCGATTCTCTTGAACCAGCATCTGCAGGACGTGATATTCCTGCTTCAGCATCATCAAGAGTGCCTCCGGAAGTCTCACTTCGCCGCCTGGCTTACCTGAACAAGCCAGAGATCCCAGTATTATTACTAGGTACTATAGCTGCAGCAGTCAATGGGGCAATCTTACCTATTTTTTCGATATTGATATCCAGTGTAATCAAGACCTTCTACGAGCCACCTCCTCAACTCCGTAAGGACTCGAAGTTTTGGGCATTAATCTTCATTGTTCTTGGAGTGGTAACTTTCATAGCAGTGCCAGCAAGACAATACTTTTTTGCTGTGGCAGGCTGTAAGTTAATAAAACGAGTTCGATCAATGTGCTATGAGAAGGTGGTTTACATGGAAGTAAGTTGGTTTGACGATACTGAGCACTCAAGTGGTGCAATTGGTGCAAGGCTTTCCACAGATGCAGCTTCTCTGCGTGGGGtggttggagatgctctaggGTTGCTGGTTGAGAATTCAGCAACTGCAATTgctggtttgtgtattgcttTTGTGGCAAATTGGCAACTTGCTCTTATAATCCTGGTTTTGATGCCTCTATTAGGATTAACTGGTTATGCTCAAGTCAAGTACTTGAAAGGATTCAGTGCAGATGCAAAG AAAATGTACGAGGACGCAAGTCAAGTAACCAATGATGCAGTGGGGAGTATTCGAACAATTGCTTCCTTTTGTGCTGAAGAGAAGGTGATTGAATTGTACCAGAAGAAATGTGAAGGCCCTATTAAGACAGGGATAAGACGAGGGTTAATCAGCGGGATAGGTTTTGGGctattgttcttttttcttatttctgtGTATGCCTGCAGTTTTTATGCTGGAGCCCGACTTGTTGCCGCAGGCAAGACAACATTCTCTGATGTTTTCCGG GTTTTCTTTGCTCTCGCGATGACAGCTGTTGGAGTGTCTCAGTCAGGTTCCCTAGCCCCTAATCTTGGTAAAGTAAAGAGCTCTGCTGCTTCCATATTTGCCATTCTTGACCGGAAATCGAAAATAGACTCTAGTGATGAATCTGGAACAACTATAGAAAATGTGAAGGGAGAAATTGAACTTCGCCACGTCAGTTTCAAGTATCCAACTAGACCTGATGTACCAATCTTCCAGGATCTTTGCTTGACCATTCATCATGGCAAG ACAGTCGCTTTGGTTGGAGAAAGTGGAAGTGGGAAATCGACAGTAGTCTCATTGTTGCAGAGATTTTATGACCCTGATTCAGGTCACATTACATTAGATGGATTTGAAATCCAAAAGCTACAGCTCAAGTGGTTGAGACAGCAAATGGGACTGGTGAGCCAGGAGCCTGTATTGTTTAATGACACTATCAGAGCCAACATTGCATATGGAAAGGAAGGGAATGCAACAGAGGCTGAAATTATAGCTGCTGCAGAATTGGCAAATGCTCACAAGTTCATCAGTAGTTTACAACAG GGTTATGATACAATAGTGGGAGAGCAGGGGATTCAATTGTCCGGTGGACAGAAGCAAAGAGTGGCAATTGCACGAGCTATAATGAAGACACCGAAGATACTACTACTAGATGAAGCCACAAGTGCTCTTGATGCTGAATCGGAACGAGTGGTTCAAGATGCATTGGATCGAATCATGGTGGATCGAACCACAATCGTGGTTGCCCATCGGTTATCCACAATAAAGGGTGCGGATGTAATCGCAGTGGTGAAAAATGGAGTCATTGCAGAGAAAGGAAAGCATGAAACTTTGGTCGGTATCAAGGATGGCATTTATGCTTCTTTGGTAGCATTGCATGCAAGTGCCTCATCTTAG